Within Calditrichota bacterium, the genomic segment TTTTTGATGAGTAATTCGACCAATTATTGACTTTGAAAAATTGAATGTTTTCCCTTGTTTTTTTATCATTTTAAAGTTACAGGTTTACGTACGACCCAAGACCTAAAAATCTTTTGATTTATAGGATCTTCTAAAAGTTGAAAAATATATTTGATTATTTGTTTGTTCTTTGCACAAAATGAATTTGTTGGCCTAAAGCCATACATATCATTTTGAGTAGAGTAATTCCTTATTGGATCGGCACCACAAAATGGTTGAAAAGCACAATCAGAGCACCCCGCTATACATTCATTAGCCCAGTTTTCAGCAATTTGATGCGCTTTTTTGCCATAAAAAATCTCATGATATGTATGTTTTTCCATGTGTCCAAGTCTAAAAAAGTTATCATTATCTTCTGCAAGCATTCGTGATTCATCAGAGGCATATACATAGCCGTCATGGTTATAAACAATAACATTATTGATAGCACCATTTGGAGATTGTAAATCAGTAAATCCAACGGGAAAGGGTGTTAATATTTTCGATAAAATTACAGTAGTAAATTCTTCAATAAAAAATGTCCCTTTTTTATTCAACTCCAATATGTAATCAAGAGCAGTTTTAAAAAAACTAATAAATTTTTCTGTATTATAAAGATTAAGTTTTTCTGATTTTTTCGCGAATCCAAAAGGATTTATTTCTCTTAAAAAGATACTAGTAAATTCTTGTTCTAAATAATCATTAATTATTTCTACTGGATATTCCAGTGATAACTGTGATGTTGTCATTAAGGGTGATATTGAATCATACCCTAATATTTTGCGACACAACTCAATCCCTCTCAATGTTAAATCGTGACTACTTTGTTTTGTAATAAATCGATTTTTATCGTGAATAAATTGAGGGCCATCGTACGAGGTAGAAATAGAAATATCATTTTCTTTACAGTAAAAAAGGAAATCTTCTTCTACTAAAGTGATATTTGTGCAAACGACAAAGGTTATATTTCTTTTTTCTAAGACATTGATCTTTTTTATTCTTTCAACAGCAAATTTGATCTTACTTTCTGCCAATAAAGGTTCACCGCCCTGGAATTCTACCGTGAGATAATTGGAGGGCGATTTAAACATTAAGGAAATTGCTTTATCCAGATTACTGTCTGATATATCATATTCTAAATTATATTCCGGTTTCCTAGAAACCTGACAATAATGACATGTATGGTTACATCTAAGAGTTATAACAAAGATATGTAATGAAGTAAATTTATCGAGGAATGATTTTTGGGTTCGGAATCTAATAGCCAATTGTTCAATGTTTTCGGGAACAGGGGTTTCAGATATAAAATTTTTTGATAATAAGTCTTTGTACAAACTGGAAAATGAATCTATCTTTCTATTTACTATAGACTCTACAGTTCCAGATTCAAACCATATATAATCACCAAGATCATTTACAATTAATTCTTTGTCTTCGATTCTTTCAAATCTAAAAGGTAAAAGGAAATAATTATCAGTTTTCTTTTTAAAATGATCCTTTGGCAAAAATTTCATAAACATCAATCATGGTTTGAAAAAGCTTTTGCAATAATTAGTTCTTTTATGTTTTTAGTTTCTTTTGAAATAATAGATCGAAGTTTATAATCAATTAAATCTCTTTTAATATTTTTACAAATTTTGTCTTTTTGTGAATTCTCTATTGAACCACTATTAAGTAAGTCCATTTTAATAGATGCTGTATTGTTTTTATTTAAATCTATTTCAACGCTAAATTCTTTTTGATACCAGTAAAAACATCTATGTATTGTTTCAACATCATAGAGGTTTGTATCTATTTCAAACACTAGCTCTTTATTTTTTAGAATGCATTTCAATACAGTATACCTAGTTTTAGAAATGTAAGAAAAGAAACTATACCATCAGGATTTATTCCATTTTTCTTTTGAAAACTTTTGATCGCTTTCTCTAAATCAATGTCAAAGTCATCACTGATTTCCAACTTATATCCTAGTTTATTCATTTTTTGTTTTAATAATCTTACATCTTTCCCACTAAAACCAAGTTTCAGAATCCTAGAGCCTAAATTTGCTTTGGTTAAGCCCTTTTTAAATTTATAATTTTCGGAATTAAAATTTATTATATAGTATAATGTTAAGGGGCCAACTACTCCATCAATTGATAACCCAAATCGTGATTGGATATCTTTGACTATGTTTGTTGTATTCTTATCGTAAATTTGGTCTGGAATAATTGAATAAAGCAAAGTTTTTAACTTTGATTCTAATTTGGCTACATCTTTTCCTTTATGGCCTTGTTTTAGGGTTCTTGATCCCAATTCATCATTTTGCTTAGTGTAAGTTTTGGGGGTTTTTGGAGTATAACTGGGTGTAGTTGTCCTACTTGAATAATGAGATCTATGTGACGAGTGGGATCGATGTGATCGATGAGAAGCAAAAAAGAAATCATTTGAGTTAGAATATTGCTTCAATATTAAAACAGGTTTCTTTGTAAAATTTTTTTTCTTCGTGTCAAAAATGGGTGGCTCACTATCTGGCAAATCCTTTACATAATCGTTTGTATTATTAGATAATACATCCTCTGTAATGGTTCCGATACCTGTTAATCCAATAAGAACACTCCGTACTACATCATTGAGACTTTTCATTTG encodes:
- the hxsB gene encoding His-Xaa-Ser system radical SAM maturase HxsB yields the protein MFMKFLPKDHFKKKTDNYFLLPFRFERIEDKELIVNDLGDYIWFESGTVESIVNRKIDSFSSLYKDLLSKNFISETPVPENIEQLAIRFRTQKSFLDKFTSLHIFVITLRCNHTCHYCQVSRKPEYNLEYDISDSNLDKAISLMFKSPSNYLTVEFQGGEPLLAESKIKFAVERIKKINVLEKRNITFVVCTNITLVEEDFLFYCKENDISISTSYDGPQFIHDKNRFITKQSSHDLTLRGIELCRKILGYDSISPLMTTSQLSLEYPVEIINDYLEQEFTSIFLREINPFGFAKKSEKLNLYNTEKFISFFKTALDYILELNKKGTFFIEEFTTVILSKILTPFPVGFTDLQSPNGAINNVIVYNHDGYVYASDESRMLAEDNDNFFRLGHMEKHTYHEIFYGKKAHQIAENWANECIAGCSDCAFQPFCGADPIRNYSTQNDMYGFRPTNSFCAKNKQIIKYIFQLLEDPINQKIFRSWVVRKPVTLK
- a CDS encoding peptidoglycan-binding protein, whose protein sequence is MKSLNDVVRSVLIGLTGIGTITEDVLSNNTNDYVKDLPDSEPPIFDTKKKNFTKKPVLILKQYSNSNDFFFASHRSHRSHSSHRSHYSSRTTTPSYTPKTPKTYTKQNDELGSRTLKQGHKGKDVAKLESKLKTLLYSIIPDQIYDKNTTNIVKDIQSRFGLSIDGVVGPLTLYYIINFNSENYKFKKGLTKANLGSRILKLGFSGKDVRLLKQKMNKLGYKLEISDDFDIDLEKAIKSFQKKNGINPDGIVSFLTFLKLGILY
- the hxsD gene encoding His-Xaa-Ser system protein HxsD, translated to MFEIDTNLYDVETIHRCFYWYQKEFSVEIDLNKNNTASIKMDLLNSGSIENSQKDKICKNIKRDLIDYKLRSIISKETKNIKELIIAKAFSNHD